The window GAGACCGGCGCCTTCGTGCAGGTCGATATCCGCGAGCGCGGCCAGCAGCAGCACGCCCGCGTGTTCTCGGGCTGGCTGTTCCGCGAATCGCCCAGCCTCAATGTGGTCGAACACCCGGTCTATGATGTCTGGGTCAAGAATTGCGCGATGCGCTGGCCGGGCGATGCGGATTCGGCGAGCCCTGCTGCCAAGCCTTCGGGAGCCCCTTCCGGCACACCTGCGCCTGCGGCCTCGGCGAGTCCGGCGGCGGCCCCGGCACCTGCGCCTGCCGCTTCGCCCGCAGCGTAACCGCTCGCCTTCGCAAAGGCTCGCCACGCCGCGCCAAGGCTGCTGCGCGCCGGGCCGTGGGCCGCATCCACCAGCCGGCGATATTCGCGCTGCGGCAACTCGCGCGCGCCCATCGAGCGCAGATGCTCGGTCATGAACTGGCAGTCGAGCAGCACGAAGCCCGCGTGCCGCAACAGCGCCACCAGCCACGCCAGCGCCACCTTGCTGGCATTGTCGCGGCGCGAGAACATGCTCTCGCCGCAGAACACCTTGTCGAACGACACGCCGTAAAGCCCGCCGACCAGCAGCGGCGCGCCGTCCGGCCTTTCCTCCCAGCATTCCACCGAATGGGCGTGCCCGGCGCGGTGCAGCGCGATGTAGCTGGCGACGATCCGCTCGCTGATCCACGTCTCGGGATGATCGGGGCGCGGATCGGCACAGGCGCGGATCACCTGTTCGAAATCGCGATCGACCGTCACGGTGAAGCGATCGGCGCGCAGCACCTTCCGCAAGCTTTTGGAGATATGCAGGCCGTCCAGCGGCAGGATTGCCCGCTCGCGCGGCTCGACCCAGAACACCTCGGCATCGTCCCGCCGGTCCGCCATCGGGAAGATCCCGCTGCGATAGGCGAGAAGCAGGGTCTCGACCGGGATCGGAGGGCGTTGCGGCGCGTGCATGGTTGCGGTGCAGCATACAGGGGCGCAAGGGTCGTGGCAAAGAGGATTGCCTATCGCGCATCGCTTCGTTAAGTGGCGCCCCTCAGCGAGTGCAGGGGTGTAGCTCAGCTGGTAGAGCATCGGTCTCCAAAACCGAGGGCCACGGGTTCGAATCCTGTCACCCCTGCCATTTCCACCTTAGTATCAAGTAGTTTAGCGGATATCGCTTGGGCGCGCTGAACCATCGGTGTATCCCTCGCCGTGCACATTTGTGCACTTTCCGCTGGCGAGGCTTGGTCAGAATCGGTGACTTCAGCCCCCTCTAGGTGCCCGAAATGTGCACGACGGCCAATAATGTGCTGAGATATTTGCCGCTGCTACAAGGGGCAGTATGAGCAATTTGACCGATGCAATGATCCGATCCGCCAAGCCGAGAGATCGCTGTTATGGCCTGAATGCCAGGGGCACGCCGCTCATGCGTCCTACCGACATCGCCAAGACCATGAATATCGGTCGGGCATTGGTCTACCGAGCACTGGCAGCATAGAGGCAGAAGTATGGCTCGCAGGATCGTCTACGCGAAAAACACTCGCTTTTACCCAGACAGGGAGACCGCTTTGTGGATCGATCGAAGGGTTGAGATCGACTGCAAGGACAAAGTGTTCGTCGATCGATGGTCGGGCGATGTTGCCATCCAGCAGCCCAGCTATCTCGTCGGGCTATCCAGTCGAAGCTTTGAAGACGATCGTCCAACAATCATGGGATATGGTCAGATCGACGATGTCGAGGACATCGCGTGGCTCAAGCAAGTAGCCTATCGATCGACCATGGAAGGCAACATTAGGGTCGAAACGCCCGTTCCGATCGTCGCCCGCATCCATCAACTCAAACTGCGCCGGGATGGATATGAAGGCTTCGAGGTTGAAGTGCTGACTGGTGACGATGCCAAAGCGTTGATCAAAGCTGCTAAGCGAGAAGAGGCGATCGCAACTCTGAAAGAGGTCTGGTGGCTGATCCCGATTGGCATAGGCGTTCTGTGGTGGATGTTCTGAACTTCATTGACGCCTAAAGACCCTGCCCTTCGTGTGTCGCACCTCAGGTGTCTGCACCCGCACAGCGCCTTGCAATCCTAGCCGCTCCGGCGTAAGGGAGCCTCGTCTTCCCGACATCGGTAATCATCCAGCCCCTCCGGCGACCTTGTCCCGGGCGGCGCGGACCCCTACCTGAAAGCCGGCTTGGGAAAGACTCGGGGCAAGACCCGAAGGCATTACGCGAAGGAACGGGCTATCATGGCCGAGCAGAAGCAGATCGCAGAAGAGAAGAAGCGCAAGACCTCGGTCGGCGAATTCGTCAATCAGGTGCGCGCCGAAACGGCCAAGATCGTCTGGCCGACCCGCGAGGAAACCGTCCGCACGTCGATCTTCGTGTTCATCTTCATGCTGATCCTCTCGATCTTCTTCCTCGGGATCGACAGCCTGTTCGGCGTCATCGTGCGCACCGCGATCGAATTTCTGCAGTAAGGCCCGGCCCCGCACGCGGGGCTGCCTGTCAGACGCATTTTTCAAGGATTTCCTATGGCTCGCTGGTACATCATCCACGCTTATTCCGGTTTCGAGAACAAGGTCCGTGACGCGATCATTTCCGAGGCCGAGCGCCTCGGCCTCAGCGACGGGGTCGAGGAAGTTCAGGTCCCGACCGAAACCGTGACCGAAGTGAAGCGCGGCAAGAAGGTGCAGGTCGAACGCAAGTTCATGCCCGGCTACGTGCTCGCCAAGCTCAACATGACCGACGATGTCTACCACCTCGTCAAGAACACCCCGAAGGTGACCGGCTTCCTCGGCTCGGGCAACAAGCCGCAGCCGATCTCCGAAAAGGAAGCCGCGCGCTACTTCGGCGGCGTGGCCGAAGCCCAGGCGACCCCGAAGCGCGACATCAGCGTCGATTACGAGATCGGCGATTCGGTCAAGGTGCTCGACGGCCCCTTCGCCAGCTTCAACGGCGTGGTGGAAGAGCTCGATTTCGACAAGGCCAAGGTCAAGGTCAGCGTCTCCATCTTCGGCCGCGCGACTCCGGTCGAGCTCGACTTCGAACAGGTCGAACTGGCGAAGTAAGAATCATTGTGTGCGTGCCCGCCTCCGCGGGCTCGTCCTCGGTGCGTCCTTGTTGGCCTACCGCTTCGCTACTTGAGGCCATTGCGGCTTCTGGCGAAGCCGGATCATCGCCAAGCCGATAGGGGGTGACCGGTCCATGAAAACCAGCCCCGGCATCTGTCAGAAGAAGCGCCGCTTCGCCACGCGCGAGGCGGCGGATGCGGCGGCGTTGGCGGCGGATGTGACCTTGCGCACTTACAAATGCGCGCTTTGTCACAGCTACCACCTCACCAGCCGCACCAAGGGCCTGCGTCCCCCTCGCGGTTTGGGTTGATTTTGGTGCCGCCTGCGCCTATGCGCGCGCCTTCGCTCCGCCCTCGGGCAAGCGATTCCATGCGGGAGCCCGGGCCGTGCACGTGGCCTGAGCGTTTGACCGCTTAACATGAGCCTTGTTCGAAAGAGCATGGCGACAGTGCGATAGGAGTACGGCCACATGGCCAAGAAGATTGAAGGCTATATCAAGCTGCAGGTGCCCGCGGGCTCTGCCACGCCGTCGCCGCCGATCGGCCCGGCGCTGGGTCAGCGCGGCGTCAACATCATGGAATTCTGCAAGGCGTTCAATGCCGCCACGCAGGAGATGGAAAAGGGCATGCCGATCCCGACCGTGATCACGGTCTACGCGGATCGCTCGTTCACCTTCATTACCAAGACCCCGCCGGCGTCCTACTTCCTCAAGAAGGCTGCCAAGCTTTCGGGCGGCTCGAAGGAGCCGGGCAAGGTCGTCGCCGGCAAGGTGACCCAGAGCCAGATCAAGGAAATCGCCGAGGCCAAGATGGCCGATCTCAACGCCAATGACATCGACATGGCGATGCGCATCATCGAGGGCTCGGCCCGTTCGATGGGCCTTGAAGTGGTGGAGGGCTGATCCGATGACCAAGATTACCAAGAAGGCAAAGGTGCTCACCGCGCTTGATCGCGAGAAGCTCTATTCGGTCGAAGAGGCTCTGGCCACGCTGCGCCAGTTCAAGGGCAAGTTCGACGAGACCGTCGAAGTCGCCATGAACCTCGGCGTTGATCCGCGTCACGCCGACCAGATGGTGCGCGGCATGGTGTCGCTGCCCTCGGGCACCGGCAAGGACGTGCGCGTCGCTGTGTTCGCCCGTGGTGACAACGCCGACAAGGCGCTGGCTGCCGGCGCTGACAAGGTGGGCGCCGAAGACCTCATGGAAGACATGATGGCCGGCAACCTCGACTATGACCGCGTGATCGCCTCGCCCGACATGATGGGTGTGGTGGGTCGTCTCGGCAAGGTGCTCGGCCCCAAGGGCCTGATGCCGAACCCGAAGCTCGGCACCGTGACCCCGAACGTGGCCCAGGCCGTGGCTGACGCCAAGGCAGGGCAGGTCGAGTTCCGCGTCGAAAAGCAGGGCATCATCCACTCGGGCATCGGCAAGCTGAGCTTCTCCGATGACGCGCTGAAGGCCAACTTCAAGGCGCTGACCGAAGCCGTGGTGAAGTCGAAGCCCTCGGGTGCCAAGGGCAAGTACGTCCGCAAGGTCACCATGACCTCGTCGATGGGCCCGGGCCTCAAGGTCGACCTCTCGGAAGTCGAAGGCGCGTAATTTGTGAGAGGGCGGGCGCATCCGCGCCTGCCCTTTCTCGCAGAAACAAAAGGGGCCGGACGCCGCAGGGCGATCCGGCCCTTTCTTGTGCCGGCTTGCCTGATAGTATCTTGATTTCGCGCTCCGTATCGCCACTTATGAGCTTGGCCGCCCACCCCCTCTCCCCGCCGGGCGCGCCGCAAGAGGTTCAAGAACAGGCGATGCCCGCTCCCCCCGAAGACGTGATGTTCGTCCACCCCCGCTGGTTCGTGATCGGCTTTGCGCTTATCGCCTTTGCGCTCATCATCAATTACGATCTGCGCCTCGGCCTTGCTGCGGGCGCGGTGCTGGGCACCTTCGGGGCCGTGTGGCTCTATCTCGCCCTGCGCCTCAATCTGGTGGGGGATGACCGGCCGACCTATCGCCGCCGGGTGCTAGACCGGTTCCGCCAGCAGCTCAGCAATCGCCGCGAGGCGGAACGCCAGCGCGAAGACCGCTCAGGCGCGTAGGCCTGACCGAATCCGCGCCAGCGCACCGGATCGCTGGGCCAGCGCCTTGGCCTGCGCCACCCCGCTATCGAATGCCCCGCGCGCGCCCAGCAGAGCGCGGTTCGCCAGCGTCGGCCGCAGCAGCATCACGCTGGCACAGGACGCGCTATGGGTGCCGAACATCGCCTTGTGTGCCCCGTCACCCTCGGTGAAATCGAACCAGCGATAGCGCTCTTCGGCAAACAGGCGCTCCAGCGCCTCCATCTGCAACACCGTGCCGGGCGACAGCCGCGCATGATCGGGATCATAGCCGAGATGGGCATAGACCAGCGTGGCCCCGACCACCGGTAGCGAGAGATAGGCAATCGCCTGCTCCCCCGCATGCAGCAGGAAGCCGCGCATCCGGTCGTCCTCGGCCGCTTCCAGCATCGTCCGGTGCGCCTCCGGGCTGTCGGGCAGGCCGGCATCGAGCAGCCGCGCCTGATAGGTGCGCGCCGAGAGCGGCAGGGCGGCGGCGAGAAAGGCTTCGATCTCGCCCGGGGTGCGGTGTTCGGTGACGGTGAAGCCGCCGGTCTCCTCCGCCAGCTTCTTGGCCTTGCGCCGCAAGGTCGAGCGGGTCTTGCCCGAGAAGCGCGCCATATAGGCATCGAAGCCGTCCGCCATATCGATGTAGTGGCGTGGATAATCCTGCCGCCCGCCCGCGACAAAGCCGGGATAGCGGCCTGCGATGGCGGCCATCCGGCTGGCGGGGGCAGACAGGATGCGCAGGCCATCGGGGCCGGCCTCGGGCGCATCGGGCAAGGCCCCGCCCAGCACCTGTTCGAGCGAGAAGCTCCATGTGGTGAGCTGGCGCGGCACGGCCCAGAGGCGGCGCGCGCCGATGGTGAAGTCGACCGGAATGGCGTGTGCCGGAGAACTCGCCATGGCCTTAAAGCGCGCCATAGACAGTGTTGGAGACGAACTGCTCGGCCAGCCGCCGTCCGGTGCGGATCGCGCTCGCGGGCAGAGGCTCGTTCGCGGACCCGTAGGCGCGGATCATCGGCGGGGTGTCGCGGTAATTGCCCGTTTCCACCCCCGGCATCCTGGCCAGCGCCTGCAACAGCCCGGCAAAGCGCCCCCGCACGATCGGGTTCATCGCCAGCTTGCGGCGGTTGATGAGCTCGAAGGAATGGCTGACGAGCGTGAAGCTCTCGCGCTCGCAATCGCGCGCATGGGCAATCGCGGCGAGCATCTCGCCAAGCGAGAGCGCGGTGATCTGGGCATGGCGCTGCCCGCCGCCGAGCGTGCCGATGCTGCCCGCGGGCACCTCGATCACGCCAAGGTGGTGCACCGGATCGCGCACATCCGCGCCAAGGCTGATGCGGCAGGCGCCGCCTGTGAGCGCCGGGCAATGGCTTGAATCATAGGCAATGCCCAGCATCGCCAGCGCCCGCAGCGTATCGTCATTCGCGCCGTAATTGCCTGCGCGGAAAGCGACCGGCGCAGGCGCACCGGCGGCCATCAGCGTGTCGCGGGCGTAGGCAAGGAGTTCGCACTGGTCTTCCAGCGGGAAGTCCGCAAGGTTGCGCCCTGTGCGGCCCGATGCGAGCGGATTGGCGCTGCCGGCGTGCTCCAGCCATTCGGTATGGCAATGCAGCTGCACATCCTGTCCGGCGGCGACGATGGGTGCGACAATGTCCTCGATCGCGGCAAGGCCCCACACCAGCGCGGGCATGGGATCGACGAAGAACGCCGCCTTTTGCCCGTATCGCGCCAGCATTTCGAGCTTGTGACCGATGCCTGCCGGACCTTGCGGGGTGATGCAGGCGATCGAGCGGGTAAAGTTCTCCGCCCGGTCAGCCGCATGCGGCCCGGTATAGAGGCCCGAGGAATACTCGGTGTCGATCGTGATGAACACGCGGGTCATCATGACCCCCGTGATAGCGCGCGAGGGTTAAGACGGCGTGAGGACGCTGTCGTCCCCTGCCGGAGGGTTCAGATTCCGCCCGCCGTGGTGGGGTAGCCGAGCCCCGCCAGCCCTTCGACCAGCGCGGCGCTGCACTGCGCCAGATCATCGGCGCTGGTGGAACGGACCACGAAATTGGCACCCACCCGGCCTTCGCGGAAGAAGGGGTAGGAGCCGATCTGGCAGGTCTCGTGGGCGGCCTCGACGCTCCGCAGCAGCTCGGCCACCTCGCTCTCGGCGCACCAGCAGCCGATGGTTTCCGACAACAGCGGCGCGCCGCCTTCAAGCTGGCCGGTGAGCGCGTCGAGCATCCCGGCGGTGATATGCGGCACGCCCGCCATCACGAACAGGTTGCCGCGCCGGATACCGGGCGCGCCCGACATGCGGTTGGGGATCAGTTCGGAGCCTTCGGGCACGCGCGCCATGCGCAGCCGCCCTTCGTTGAGCCCCCCGCGGGTTTCGTAATAGCGTTCCAGCAGCGCGCGTGCATCGGGGTGGATGACCACCGGCACGCCCAGCGCCTTGGCGACCGCATCGACCGTGATGTCGTCATGGGTCGGCCCGATCCCGCCGGTGGTGAAGAGATAGTCATAATCCGCCATCAGCGCGTTGACCGCCTCGACGATGCGGCTTTCCACGTCCGGCACCACCCGCACCTCGGCCAGGCGGATGCCCTGCACCTGTAGCCACGAGGCGACCTGCGCGATGTTCTTATCCTGCGTGCGGCCGGAGAGGATTTCGTCGCCGATGACGATGAGTCCGGCGGTCCAGATCTTTTCGGGAGAGGTCATGGGGGATTGGTTAGGAGAGAAATCTTCCGATCCCAAGCCCCTTTCGTCATCCCCGCGCAGGCGGGGATCCATCTGCCCTTGCGATCACGCGAGAGGGTGAATGGACCCCTGCCCTCGCAGGGGTGACAAGGGTGGCCTTATTCAGCGGCTTCGAGCTGTTCCTCAGCACCGCGCGCATTGGCTCCAGCGCGGGTAAAGGTCAGGAAGCCGTCGGTCAGCGCGTCTTCCTTCATCCGCTTGCGGTCGATCACATATTCCTGATTGAGCCGCCACGGATAGCTCACCGAATTGCGCGGCATGATGTGCTTTCCGCGCTGGATGTAGCCCGAGGAGAAATCGAACACGTCGTCCTCGACGATCTTCGCCTCTTCCGCCGCGGTCAGCACCGGGGTGGCGATGGTCGTGCCTGTGGCGCGCATATGTTCGAGCACGCGGCACACATAGTCGGAATTGATGTCGGCCCGCAGCGTCCAGCTGGCATTGAGGTAGCCGAACACCACCGCAAGGTTGGGCAGGTTCGAGAACATGCAGCCCTTGTAGTAGAAGCGTTCGTTGAACTTCACCGGCTGGCCTTCGACGCGCACGTCGATCTTGCCGGCAACCGCCAGCTTGAGGCCGGTGGCCGTCACCACGATATCGGCGGCGAGGAACGTCCCGTCGGCGAGGCGCACGCCGCCCTTTTCGAACTTGGCGATATGGCCCGTAACGACATCGGCTTTGCCCGCCTTCATCGCGGTGAACAGATCCTCGTCGGGCACCAGGCACAAGCGCTGTTCCCAAGGGTTGTAAGGCGGGGTGAAGGCGTCCTTGTCGTAATCCGGCCCCAGCGCCTTCTCGATCTTCTTGTAGAGCGCGTCCTTCACCTTTTGCGGATTGTCGCGCGCCAGCTTGAAGCTGAAGTCCTGCATCTTGATGTTCTTGAACCGGGTGATCCGGTAGGCGAGCTTTTCCGGCAGCACCTTGCGCAGGAAATTGGCAATCGCGTCCTTGGCGGGGCGGGTGAACATCCATGTGGGGGTGCGCTGGAGCATCGTCACATGCGCCGCCTCGCGCGCCATCGACGGAACGATCGTCACCGCAGTCGCGCCCGAGCCGATCACGACGACATTCTTGCCCTTGTAATCGAGGTTTTCGGGCCAGAACTGCGGGTGGAGCACCTGTCCGTCGAATTCACCGAAGTCGAACCCGGCGTCATAAGGCTCGTCGTAATCGTAATAGCCTGCGCCGAGATAGACGAAGTTGGCGGTGAGGTGGGTGCGGCTGCCATCGGCCTTCTCCATCTCGACATGCCAGCGCGCGTCATCATGGTGGAAGTCGGCGCTGATCACCTTGTGGCCGAAGCGGATGTGCTGGCGGATGCCGCGCTCGTCGACGATACGGTCGAGATATTCGAGGATCGCAGGCGCATCGGCGATCGACTTTTCATGCCGCCACGGCTCGAAATCGAAGCCGAGGGTGTGCATGTCGCTGTCCGAGCGGATGCCGGGATAGCGGAACAGATCCCACGTCCCGCCGAGGTTGTCGCGGCGCTCGACGATGGCATAGCTGTGGTGCGGCGCTTTCATTTCCATGTGCGCGGCCATGCCGATGCCGGAAATCCCGGCACCCACGATCAGCACGTCGAAATCAGGCGGTGTGGCAAGCATGACGGGGCCTCTCTCTCCCTTGTTGACACGGATGTAACCACAGCCTTTGCGCAAAAGCGAGTCTTGAATAGCAATCTGCAACTGACTTTGAGGTGACGCGGCGTGGTCCGCGCTTTATGGCCCGCTCCCATGAGACTTCGTGCCCGCCTGCTCGCCTGCGTTTTGCTCCTGCCTCTTGCCGCGCCGCTGGCCGCGCAGGATGACAGCGAAGTGGTGGACGAGGATGCGCTGGCAGAGGAAATCATCGTCACCGGGCGCGGCCTCGAACCCGCGCTCTCGACCGGGATCTATGCCACCACCACTCTCGATCGCGAGACGATCGTGGCGAGCCCATCGGGCCGGATCGAGGATGTGCTGCGGGGCGTTGCGGGGTTCCAGCAGTTCCGCCGCTCGGACAGCCGCTCGTCCAACCCCAGCGCCCAAGGCGTGACGCTGCGCGCGCTGGGCGGCAATGCGACGAGCCGCGCGCTCGTGCTGCTAGACGGGGTGCCGCTGGCTGACCCGTTCTTCGGCTATATCCCGCTCTCGGCCATCGCGCCCGAGACGCTGGGCGAGATCCGCGTGACCCGCGGCGGCGGTTCGGGGCCGTTCGGCGCAGGGGCGCTGGCGGGGACGATTGAACTCGACAGCGCCGATCCCTCCGCAAGCAACCCGTTCATGGGCAGCGCCGCGATCAACAACCGCGCCGAAACCGAGGCAAGCGGCGTGCTGACCGCGCGGCTCGGGCGCGGTTTTGCCGTGGCCAGCGGGCGGTGGGACCGGGGGCAGGGGTTCTTCACCACGCCTGACAGCCAACGGGTGCCCGCCTCTGCCCGCGCCGCCTTCGACAGCTGGAACGCCGCCCTGCGCGCCGTCGCCCCGCTCACCGACAGCATCGAATTGCAGGCCCGCGTCGGCGCCTTCCGCGATGCGCGCACGCTCCGGTTCCGGGGTGCGGATTCGACCAGCGAGGGCGAGGATGCCTCGATCCGCCTTGTCGGGCGCGGGCGCTGGCAGTTCGATCTGCTGGCCTATGTCCAGACCCGCGATTTCTCGAACATCGTCATCAGCGCCACCCGCTTCACTCCGACGCTCGACCAGCGGCGCACGCCGTCCACCGGCATCGGCGGCAAGTTCGAACTGCGCCCCCCGATTGCCGAGGGGCACGATATCCGTATCGGCGCCGATTATCGCCGCGCCGACGGGGAATTGCAGGAAGAGGCGCTGAACGCTGTGACCGGCGCGATCACCGAGCGTCGCCGCGCGGGCGGGGTGACCGGCAATCTCGGCCTGTTCATCGAGGATGACTGGCAAATCGGCCCGCTCGTCATCAATGGCGGGTTGCGTGCGGACCGCTCCAGCATCACCGGCGGGTTCTACCGCGCGGTCAATGCGGCCGGCGCGCCGGTCAGCACCCTCATCGCGCCCGATCGCAGCGACTGGTCGGTCAGCTGGCGGGCGGGGGCTTCGTTCAACGCGACCCGCCGTCTGGGCCTGCGCGCAGCGGCCTATACCGGGCTGCGCCTGCCGACCCTCAACGAGCTCTACCGCCCCTTCGTGGTGTTCCCGGTGGTGACGCAGGCCAATGCGGGCCTCGAAAACGAGCGGTTGGAGGGCTTCGAACTCGGCTTCGACTGGCAGCCGGTCAATGAAGTGGTGCTGGCTGTGACCGCCTTTGACAACCGGGTCGAGAATGCCATCGCCAATGTCACCATCGCCCCTAATCTGCGCGAGCGCCAGAACCTGCCGGCGATTGCCGCGCAGGGGATCGAGGCCAATCTGGCGGTGAAGCTGGGCGAAGTCAGTTTGGACGGCGCGCTCGCCTGGACCGATGCCGAGGTGCGCGGGCGCGGGCCTTCGCTGGCGCTCGATGGCAAGCGTCCGGCGCAGACCCCGGCCTTTGCCGGCACGCTAACGCTCGGCTGGAAGCCGGCCGAGGGCTGGCACCTTGCCGCCACGCTGCGCCATGTGTCCGCGCAGTTCGAGGATGATCTTGAGACCGACCGGCTGGCCCCTGCCACCACGCTCGACGCCTTCCTCGCAGCGCCGCTCGCCGGCACGCTGTCGCTGGTGCTGCGGGGCGAGAATCTCAGCGGCGAGACGATCATCACCCGCAATCAGGCCGGATCGATCGATCTCGGCGTACCGCGCACATTGTGGCTGGGGGTAAGGGTCGGTTTCTGAGCCGGTGGGAGGCCCCAGCACCCGCCGCGAAACAATCTTGCCCGAACTCCGATGCGGACAGCAACATGCTGCGCCGCAGCATGAAATGTGGCATTTTTGCTACTGTCAGCCAGAACTTGACTATGACTCTTGTTAGGCCGCGAAGCCCTGATAGGTTCCCGCCCACACCAAGATCGGCCTGAAGCCGGCTGGATTGTTGAGAGAGGCAAAACATGACTCGCAAGTTCGCAGCTTTTGCTTGCGGCCTGATGGCCTGCAGCGCGCTTACCGCCCCCGCCTATGCCCAGGATGCTGAAAGCGATGCGCCCGCCGCACGCGATGACAGCGTCATCATCGTGACCGCGACCCGTCGCGCACAGGACGTGCAGGATATTCCGCTCGCGGTGACCGCGATCGCCCCGCAGCAGCTCGAAGCCCAGCGCGTGGTCAACATCCAGCAGATCTCGGCCCTCGCGCCCAGCTTCACCGCCAGCCAGGCGCAGCTCGCTTCGGGCTCGGTCGTGCTGCGCGTGCGCGGTATCGGCACCACCTCGAACAATATCGGCTTCGAAAGCGCGGTCGGCATCTTCGTTGACGGCGCCTACCAGTCGCGTCCGGGCGTTGCGCTAAGCGAATTCGTCGACGTGGAACGCGTCGAAGTGCTGCGCGGCCCGCAGGGCACGCTGTTCGGCCGCAACACCTCGGCCGGCGCGCTCAACATCACCAACGTCCGTCCCGATGTCACCGAGTTCGGCGGTTTCGTGAATGCGGAATACGGTGCCTTCAACGAAGTCAGCCTGCAGGGCGCGATCAACGTGCCGATCGTGCAGGACAACCTCGCCCTGCGCGTGACGGGTGCCTATCGCCAGCGCGACGGCTTCCTCGACGTGGTCAACCGCACCGGCGCCAAGATCGGCGAAACCAATGATGCCGACCAGTGGCTGGTCCGCGGCCAGCTGGGCTGGGACACCGACAGCGGGATGCGCGGGCGCATCATCGTCGACTACTCGAAGAGCAAGTCGAGCTGCTGCGGTGCGATCGAACTCTACCAGACGCCGCTGGTGACGGCCGGTGCCTATGCCGCCGTCGGCCTTGGCGCCAATGGCGGCAACGGCCAGCCGTTTGTTGCCACGACCGCCTTCGACCAGGCCGGCTTCGAGCGCGCGATGGACAACCGCACCGTCTCGCTCAACGCAGCGCCGGTGGCAGACATCGACAACTACGGGGTCACCGGTGAAATCGAATTCCCGATCTCGGAAAATGCCGACCTCATCTTCATCGGTTCCTACCGCAAGTATGAAAGCTTCGAGCGCTACGATTCCGATTTCACCGCGCTCGACATTTTCAATGTCAGTGCCCTCAACCTCGATCTCGAGACCTGGACTGCCGAACTGCGGCTGCAGGGCGAAGGGATGGACGGCAAGCTGAACTACATGTTCGGCGGCTTCTATTCGGACGAGCAGATCGACCAGTCGGCCAGCTTTGCTCTCGGTGCGGATTACGGCGAAAACGTCGGCGCACTGTTGTTCCCGGCTACCGCCGGGGCACTCGGCGCCAACCCGCTGACCGTGTTCACCGGTCGCGATCCGGCCGGCACCACCAACACCAACCGCTTCCAGCAGAGCGCCCAGAGCTACGCCATCTTCACCCACAACAGCTTCGAGATCACCGATGGTCTCGAACTGACGCTGGGCGCGCGCTATTCGTGGGAAGAAAAGTCGGGCGGGTTCAGCCAGACGGCGGTCAACAACCAGATCTGCCCGGCGACGCTCAATGCGATCGGGGCGGCCGGCAATCCGGCGGTGGTGCCCGCGGCGCTGCGGCCGACCTTCGTGGCGCTGGGCTGCTTCGGCTTCACCGCGCCGGCCAACCTGCCGCAGGCCGCAGCCCTGCCGCTGGTGCGCACCTTCCAGTCCGATTTCGATGACGAAGAGCTGATCTACACCGTCAAGCTCGGTTACGAAATCAGCCCGGCGGTGAACACCTACGCCAGCTTCACCCACGGCTACAAGGCGGGCGGGATCAACCTCGACACCACCGCAGCCGTCGGCGGTGCCGATCCGCGCTTCCTCTCGGAAGAGGTCGATGCCTATGAAATCGGCCTGAAGGCGAAGATGCTCGACGATGCCGT is drawn from Erythrobacter sp. and contains these coding sequences:
- a CDS encoding TonB-dependent receptor, giving the protein MTRKFAAFACGLMACSALTAPAYAQDAESDAPAARDDSVIIVTATRRAQDVQDIPLAVTAIAPQQLEAQRVVNIQQISALAPSFTASQAQLASGSVVLRVRGIGTTSNNIGFESAVGIFVDGAYQSRPGVALSEFVDVERVEVLRGPQGTLFGRNTSAGALNITNVRPDVTEFGGFVNAEYGAFNEVSLQGAINVPIVQDNLALRVTGAYRQRDGFLDVVNRTGAKIGETNDADQWLVRGQLGWDTDSGMRGRIIVDYSKSKSSCCGAIELYQTPLVTAGAYAAVGLGANGGNGQPFVATTAFDQAGFERAMDNRTVSLNAAPVADIDNYGVTGEIEFPISENADLIFIGSYRKYESFERYDSDFTALDIFNVSALNLDLETWTAELRLQGEGMDGKLNYMFGGFYSDEQIDQSASFALGADYGENVGALLFPATAGALGANPLTVFTGRDPAGTTNTNRFQQSAQSYAIFTHNSFEITDGLELTLGARYSWEEKSGGFSQTAVNNQICPATLNAIGAAGNPAVVPAALRPTFVALGCFGFTAPANLPQAAALPLVRTFQSDFDDEELIYTVKLGYEISPAVNTYASFTHGYKAGGINLDTTAAVGGADPRFLSEEVDAYEIGLKAKMLDDAVTLNVAAFYEEFSNFQVLEFTGTAFTTFNVPVAETKGVEIEGLIRPNNELTFNIGATILDASYPEDCDVGQETVVTVASLCGNTLTNAPKVVALLGGMWEKPLNDSMEFFVSGQVRMEGDQRTSTQAIVPPTVAAGSTAAQVQAAVDAAPLIIADVQDGKAFVNLRAGLRFGDGAYSLEGWVNNLTDEVVRGVTFNTTLRGSGAANSRSAFTLPPRQYGITLRAKF
- a CDS encoding TonB-dependent receptor plug domain-containing protein — protein: MRLRARLLACVLLLPLAAPLAAQDDSEVVDEDALAEEIIVTGRGLEPALSTGIYATTTLDRETIVASPSGRIEDVLRGVAGFQQFRRSDSRSSNPSAQGVTLRALGGNATSRALVLLDGVPLADPFFGYIPLSAIAPETLGEIRVTRGGGSGPFGAGALAGTIELDSADPSASNPFMGSAAINNRAETEASGVLTARLGRGFAVASGRWDRGQGFFTTPDSQRVPASARAAFDSWNAALRAVAPLTDSIELQARVGAFRDARTLRFRGADSTSEGEDASIRLVGRGRWQFDLLAYVQTRDFSNIVISATRFTPTLDQRRTPSTGIGGKFELRPPIAEGHDIRIGADYRRADGELQEEALNAVTGAITERRRAGGVTGNLGLFIEDDWQIGPLVINGGLRADRSSITGGFYRAVNAAGAPVSTLIAPDRSDWSVSWRAGASFNATRRLGLRAAAYTGLRLPTLNELYRPFVVFPVVTQANAGLENERLEGFELGFDWQPVNEVVLAVTAFDNRVENAIANVTIAPNLRERQNLPAIAAQGIEANLAVKLGEVSLDGALAWTDAEVRGRGPSLALDGKRPAQTPAFAGTLTLGWKPAEGWHLAATLRHVSAQFEDDLETDRLAPATTLDAFLAAPLAGTLSLVLRGENLSGETIITRNQAGSIDLGVPRTLWLGVRVGF